In Methanobacteriales archaeon HGW-Methanobacteriales-1, one DNA window encodes the following:
- a CDS encoding molybdopterin biosynthesis protein MoeB: protein MPKRYEGMAYWEIVSRQMSIVNKNQQEKLKDSKITVIGCGGIGGAAIEMLVRMGVGHIKIVDKDSFDVSNINRQLMSSFYCVGKSKTQVTKETISSINPFIEVEVFEGELNESNVEEIIEDSDLVIDALDNLVSRIILNRQARELEIPFIHGAIHGTMGHLCVFNKETPSYEELFKLPSLDNDLTPEVIAEVLKLSQEIPPVLGPVPNIVGCLQASEAFKIITGKGKVILAPKVLNFDLMRGEPFSMIEL from the coding sequence ATGCCAAAAAGATACGAAGGGATGGCCTACTGGGAAATAGTAAGTAGACAAATGAGTATTGTGAATAAAAATCAACAAGAAAAGCTTAAAGATTCTAAAATAACTGTAATCGGTTGTGGAGGAATTGGAGGAGCCGCTATTGAAATGTTGGTCCGTATGGGTGTAGGTCATATAAAAATTGTGGACAAAGACTCATTTGATGTATCTAATATCAACCGCCAGCTTATGAGCAGCTTTTACTGTGTAGGAAAATCAAAAACTCAGGTTACTAAAGAAACCATTAGCTCCATAAATCCATTTATTGAAGTTGAAGTCTTTGAAGGCGAATTAAATGAATCTAATGTAGAAGAAATCATTGAAGATAGTGACTTAGTAATTGATGCCCTGGACAATCTAGTTTCCAGGATTATTTTAAACCGTCAAGCTAGAGAACTTGAGATTCCATTCATTCACGGAGCTATTCACGGCACCATGGGCCATTTATGCGTTTTTAATAAAGAAACACCATCTTATGAAGAATTATTTAAATTACCATCATTAGATAATGATTTAACACCCGAAGTCATTGCAGAAGTCCTTAAATTAAGTCAAGAGATTCCTCCTGTTTTAGGGCCAGTGCCTAACATAGTTGGTTGCTTGCAGGCCTCTGAGGCATTTAAGATCATTACAGGAAAAGGAAAAGTCATTCTGGCCCCGAAGGTTTTGAATTTTGATTTAATGCGTGGGGAACCATTCTCAATGATTGAATTATGA